In Cellvibrio polysaccharolyticus, a genomic segment contains:
- a CDS encoding 7-cyano-7-deazaguanine/7-aminomethyl-7-deazaguanine transporter, producing the protein MSAFYSWRVSIPLLLVAFHLLIIIASNYLVQLPLSLFGWHTTWGAFSFPFIFLATDLTARILGKHKARLVIARVMLPALLVSYIVSVIFQEGSWRGWSSLEDWHSFVFRISLASFCAYVLGQLLDIQVFDRLRRLPQWWIAPAVSGIFGNALDTAAFFSIAFYRSENTFMAENWVEIATVDYVIKLLISFIFFLPLYGMLLNAIARRLVAAQHKP; encoded by the coding sequence ATGTCTGCGTTCTATTCCTGGCGGGTTTCCATCCCGCTATTGCTGGTGGCGTTTCACCTGCTGATTATTATTGCCAGCAATTATCTGGTGCAATTACCCCTTTCGTTATTCGGCTGGCACACCACCTGGGGCGCTTTCAGTTTCCCGTTTATTTTTCTCGCCACCGACCTCACCGCACGCATTCTTGGCAAGCACAAAGCACGGCTGGTAATCGCCCGGGTCATGCTGCCAGCGCTGCTGGTGTCTTATATTGTTTCGGTTATTTTTCAGGAGGGAAGCTGGCGCGGTTGGAGTTCACTGGAAGACTGGCACAGTTTTGTGTTTCGCATTTCGCTGGCCAGTTTTTGCGCCTACGTGTTGGGGCAATTGCTGGACATTCAGGTGTTTGATCGCCTGCGACGCTTGCCGCAGTGGTGGATTGCACCGGCAGTATCCGGCATTTTTGGCAATGCGCTGGATACCGCGGCTTTCTTTTCGATTGCCTTTTACCGCAGTGAAAATACCTTTATGGCAGAAAACTGGGTAGAAATTGCCACGGTAGATTACGTGATCAAATTGCTGATCAGTTTTATCTTCTTTCTGCCACTTTACGGCATGTTGCTCAACGCTATTGCCCGGCGCCTGGTGGCAGCACAACACAAACCGTAA
- a CDS encoding NAD(P)H-quinone oxidoreductase produces the protein MSAKATLPSLMQYIAVREPGAADVLHMAEGNLPVPADDEVLIRVSAAGVNRPDVLQRLGHYPPPPDASPLLGLEVAGEVVATGKQVSRWQRGDLVCALVNGGGYAEYAVAPATQCLQVPAGLSLVEAAALPETAFTVWHNLWQRAALRPGETLLVHGGSSGIGTLAIQLAAAMGVTVYATAGSEEKCRVCESLGATKAINYREEDFVAVIKQLTDGRGVDVILDMVGGDYVQRNFAAAARDARLVSIAFLEGSRVNIDLMPLMIKRLTLTGSTLRGQSPLIKVQIARELEQQVWPLITQGKVKPLISAEYPFAEAAEAHRLMESGNLIGKVVLVPNH, from the coding sequence ATGTCTGCAAAGGCCACGCTTCCCTCATTGATGCAATACATTGCAGTGCGCGAACCCGGTGCCGCTGACGTGCTGCACATGGCCGAGGGCAATTTACCGGTACCGGCAGATGATGAAGTGCTGATTCGTGTCAGTGCTGCCGGGGTTAACCGGCCGGATGTGTTGCAGCGGCTGGGCCATTATCCGCCCCCGCCAGACGCGTCTCCCTTGCTCGGCCTTGAAGTTGCCGGTGAAGTGGTCGCTACCGGCAAACAGGTATCCCGCTGGCAAAGGGGCGATCTGGTTTGCGCGCTGGTGAACGGTGGCGGTTATGCCGAATATGCGGTGGCACCGGCCACCCAGTGTTTACAGGTACCGGCCGGTTTGTCGCTGGTGGAAGCGGCGGCTTTGCCGGAAACGGCTTTTACCGTATGGCATAACCTCTGGCAGCGCGCCGCGTTACGGCCCGGTGAAACCCTGTTGGTGCATGGTGGTAGCAGTGGCATTGGCACTCTCGCCATTCAGCTTGCGGCGGCCATGGGGGTGACAGTTTACGCCACCGCTGGCAGCGAAGAAAAGTGTCGGGTTTGTGAATCCCTGGGGGCCACCAAAGCGATCAATTACCGCGAGGAAGATTTCGTGGCTGTCATCAAGCAGCTCACCGACGGACGCGGTGTGGATGTGATTCTCGATATGGTGGGCGGTGACTATGTGCAGCGCAATTTTGCGGCGGCGGCGCGCGATGCCCGGCTGGTGTCTATCGCTTTTCTGGAGGGCAGCCGGGTCAATATTGATTTGATGCCGTTAATGATCAAACGGTTAACCCTGACCGGCTCCACGCTGCGCGGCCAGTCACCTTTGATCAAGGTACAAATTGCTCGCGAACTGGAGCAACAGGTGTGGCCGTTGATCACCCAGGGGAAAGTCAAACCGCTGATCAGCGCAGAATATCCCTTCGCCGAAGCCGCCGAAGCGCATCGTTTAATGGAGTCCGGCAACCTGATTGGCAAGGTAGTATTGGTGCCCAATCACTAG